From a single Pseudobutyrivibrio xylanivorans genomic region:
- the clpX gene encoding ATP-dependent Clp protease ATP-binding subunit ClpX — MSDQDFREFDPNDTDTTGSDTSDEVIEKVSGEAENDAHSDNNNDDKKPTEFCYMCHRPDNICGPLIKMAPGMGVCNDCMQRTFDSMSSFGFGGGDNSKSNIDMNKMPNISFLNLGSLFGEGPKVKNAHGAANQKAAEDRPAPAIDINNIIPPHKIKAMLDEYVVGQDYAKKVMSVAVYNHYKRVATGTMDDIEIEKSNMLMLGPTGSGKTYLVRTLAKLLDVPLAITDATSLTEAGYIGDDIESVVSKLLAAAGNDVERCQQGIIFIDEIDKLAKKKNTNQRDVSGESVQQGMLKLLEGADVEVPIGASSKNAMVPTTTINTRNILFICGGAFPAMDEIIKARLNKHSSMGFMADLKDKYDDDKNILQKVTVEDLREFGMIPEFIGRLPIVFATEMLDEDMLVRILREPKNAIIKQYAKLLELDEVKLEFEDGALHAIARKALDKKLGARGLRSIIEEFMLDIMYEIPKDDNIGQVIITEDYIEKKGGPRILVRTAGLIPEKVAVN; from the coding sequence ATGTCAGATCAGGATTTTAGAGAGTTTGACCCAAATGATACAGATACAACAGGGTCAGACACTTCAGACGAGGTTATAGAAAAGGTATCAGGGGAGGCTGAAAATGATGCGCACTCTGATAACAATAATGATGATAAAAAGCCAACAGAATTTTGCTATATGTGTCACAGACCAGATAATATCTGTGGCCCACTTATAAAAATGGCTCCAGGAATGGGTGTGTGCAACGATTGTATGCAGCGCACCTTTGATTCTATGAGCAGCTTTGGTTTCGGTGGCGGCGACAATTCAAAGAGTAATATCGATATGAATAAGATGCCAAACATCAGCTTTCTTAATCTTGGAAGCCTTTTTGGCGAGGGACCAAAGGTTAAAAATGCTCACGGTGCAGCAAATCAGAAGGCAGCTGAAGACAGACCAGCACCAGCTATCGATATCAACAATATCATTCCTCCACACAAGATAAAGGCAATGCTTGATGAGTATGTTGTAGGACAGGATTATGCAAAGAAGGTTATGTCGGTAGCAGTTTACAATCACTACAAACGTGTGGCTACAGGCACAATGGACGATATCGAAATCGAAAAGTCGAATATGCTTATGCTTGGACCTACAGGTTCTGGTAAGACCTATCTGGTTCGCACTCTTGCGAAACTTCTTGATGTGCCTCTTGCAATCACAGATGCCACATCTCTTACTGAGGCGGGCTATATCGGTGATGATATTGAGTCGGTTGTCAGCAAGCTGCTTGCAGCTGCAGGAAATGATGTAGAGCGTTGCCAGCAGGGCATTATCTTCATCGATGAGATTGATAAGCTTGCTAAGAAGAAAAATACAAATCAGCGTGATGTTAGCGGTGAATCTGTTCAGCAGGGTATGTTGAAGCTACTGGAGGGCGCTGACGTTGAGGTTCCAATTGGAGCCTCAAGCAAAAATGCGATGGTACCAACCACTACAATTAATACCAGAAATATTCTGTTCATCTGTGGCGGAGCTTTCCCTGCAATGGACGAAATCATAAAGGCAAGACTTAACAAGCATTCATCAATGGGCTTTATGGCAGATTTGAAGGATAAGTACGATGATGACAAGAACATCCTTCAGAAGGTAACTGTTGAGGACCTGCGTGAGTTTGGAATGATTCCAGAGTTTATCGGACGACTTCCTATTGTATTTGCAACAGAAATGCTTGATGAAGATATGCTTGTGCGTATTCTTCGTGAACCAAAGAATGCAATTATTAAGCAATATGCAAAGCTTCTTGAATTGGATGAGGTTAAGCTGGAATTTGAAGATGGCGCACTTCATGCAATCGCTAGAAAAGCACTTGATAAAAAGCTGGGAGCAAGAGGTCTGCGTTCTATTATTGAGGAGTTCATGCTTGATATCATGTATGAGATTCCAAAGGATGATAACATCGGTCAGGTTATTATTACAGAGGACTATATTGAGAAAAAGGGTGGTCCTAGAATCCTTGTGCGTACTGCCGGTCTTATACCTGAAAAGGTTGCTGTGAATTAG
- a CDS encoding alpha/beta fold hydrolase produces MKSIEDLIIKEQDFANDVKGKILPLLKEKTKDGYIENKNGLKLHYQFLINPQEKASIVISHGYCEFIPKYTEVIYYFYNMGYSVFIMEHQGHGFSDRLVTGYSKVYVKHFEDYVQDFHLFIEKVVIPESLTEHLYLFAHSMGGGIGALYLEEHPEIFEKAVLTSPMIKLSTGTISNLVIRLVCVVSYIPFLAQKYLPGHHDYDHSYKYPHCSTISKARYNFIFDEREREPHYRSNGASLSWAREAFNVSKKILKNAHLVKIPVILMQASLDTLVMPEEQVEFCRRAANCQLRRFEDSKHEIFNASDDIIQEYYSEVFEFYEK; encoded by the coding sequence ATGAAATCAATTGAAGATTTAATTATTAAAGAACAGGATTTTGCTAATGATGTGAAGGGCAAAATCCTGCCTTTGCTTAAAGAGAAAACTAAAGATGGGTATATCGAAAATAAAAATGGGTTGAAGCTCCATTATCAGTTTCTGATAAATCCTCAGGAGAAGGCTTCAATCGTTATCTCTCATGGATACTGTGAGTTTATTCCGAAGTATACCGAGGTTATTTATTATTTCTATAATATGGGATATTCGGTATTTATTATGGAACACCAGGGACATGGATTCTCAGACAGACTAGTTACAGGCTATTCCAAGGTTTATGTGAAGCATTTTGAGGATTACGTTCAGGATTTCCATCTGTTCATTGAAAAAGTGGTTATTCCTGAAAGCCTGACAGAGCATCTTTATTTGTTTGCTCATTCCATGGGAGGAGGCATCGGGGCGCTTTATCTTGAGGAGCACCCAGAGATTTTTGAAAAGGCTGTTCTCACATCACCTATGATAAAGCTTAGTACGGGAACAATTTCCAATTTGGTAATTCGACTTGTTTGCGTAGTTTCGTATATCCCGTTTTTAGCGCAGAAATATTTGCCAGGTCATCACGATTATGATCATTCCTATAAATATCCACATTGCTCAACTATATCAAAGGCAAGATACAACTTTATCTTTGATGAGCGAGAGCGGGAGCCACATTATCGTTCAAACGGTGCCAGCCTGAGTTGGGCACGTGAGGCTTTTAATGTTTCTAAAAAAATTCTTAAAAACGCCCATTTGGTGAAAATACCTGTTATACTAATGCAAGCATCGTTAGATACACTGGTAATGCCTGAGGAGCAGGTTGAGTTTTGCAGGCGGGCTGCTAACTGTCAGCTGAGACGCTTTGAGGATTCGAAACATGAGATTTTCAATGCAAGCGACGACATCATTCAGGAGTATTACAGTGAGGTCTTCGAATTCTATGAGAAATAA
- a CDS encoding glycerophosphodiester phosphodiesterase, producing MNRPLVWAHRGASGYLPENTLPAFAKAIEMGADGIELDVHKTRDGQLVVIHDEKIDRTSNGKGDVKDATLEELRRFNYNVTHPECEHADIPTMREVFELIKPTNLTINIELKNGVVFYEGLEEDILAMTKEYGMEDRVIYSSFNHYSIMRIKELDPEAHTGFLYMDGTLNMPEYGKEHGVEALHPALYNVQYPNFVERAHELGLKINTWTVNSRQYMSLACDMGLDAIITNYPDVALEIVRSKQA from the coding sequence ATGAATAGACCTTTGGTTTGGGCTCATAGAGGAGCAAGTGGATATCTTCCAGAGAATACTTTGCCTGCATTTGCCAAGGCAATTGAAATGGGCGCCGACGGAATTGAACTGGATGTTCACAAGACAAGGGATGGCCAGTTGGTAGTTATCCACGATGAGAAAATCGACAGAACCTCAAACGGCAAGGGAGATGTAAAGGATGCCACATTAGAGGAGCTTCGTCGATTCAACTACAACGTTACACATCCAGAGTGCGAGCATGCAGATATTCCAACGATGCGTGAGGTGTTTGAGCTTATCAAACCAACAAACCTCACTATCAATATCGAGCTTAAAAACGGTGTAGTTTTTTATGAGGGACTGGAAGAAGATATTCTTGCCATGACCAAGGAATATGGAATGGAGGATAGAGTTATTTATTCTTCATTTAATCATTACTCAATTATGAGAATCAAAGAATTGGATCCAGAAGCACATACCGGTTTCCTATATATGGATGGCACACTTAACATGCCTGAATATGGTAAGGAGCACGGTGTTGAAGCACTTCACCCAGCACTGTATAATGTTCAATATCCGAATTTTGTTGAGCGGGCTCACGAGCTTGGTTTGAAAATCAACACTTGGACAGTCAATTCAAGACAATACATGAGCTTGGCGTGTGATATGGGACTGGATGCAATTATCACAAATTATCCAGATGTAGCACTTGAAATAGTGAGAAGCAAGCAGGCGTAG
- a CDS encoding MFS transporter, with protein MKFDVKKTVQMGFGFLSICAFWQMYNAIIPLVLTNTFHLNETLSGVIMAMDNVLALFLLPFFGSISDKCKSKMGRRKPFYLYGTIAAVILMLLLPIVDNSYYANPTQSKEILFIGILGALLVAMGTYRSPTVALVADCTIKPLRSRANAIINLMGALGGILYLGVAAVFYPASKTKDLPHVNYMLIFAVVAGIMLVSLCIVMTKIDEISLSKQVENYELIHPEENLAVEDECGNEVLPKEVKRSLTFLLISVSLWFIAYNGMETWFTTYAVRMWGMALGEASVCMLTASAGAIVFFIPSGMIASKIGRKTTILLGVACMALSFLGGFLVTLLHPSFSPVLYALFAMLGMGWAFINVNSLPMVLEMCRESDSGKFTGYYYTFSMAAQIVTPILAGWLMSNISYLILFPYAAFFAIIAFITMTFVKHGDTGFEAKKGLEAFEDM; from the coding sequence TTCCTAAGCATCTGCGCCTTTTGGCAAATGTACAACGCCATAATCCCTTTGGTGCTCACCAACACCTTTCATTTGAATGAGACGTTATCTGGTGTCATCATGGCTATGGATAATGTGCTGGCGTTGTTTTTACTTCCATTTTTTGGATCAATATCTGACAAATGCAAGAGTAAGATGGGGCGCCGCAAGCCTTTTTATCTGTATGGAACAATTGCGGCAGTTATTCTTATGCTGTTGCTTCCAATAGTGGATAATAGCTATTATGCAAATCCAACTCAGAGCAAAGAGATTCTGTTTATTGGAATTCTCGGTGCGCTTCTTGTTGCAATGGGAACCTACCGCAGCCCAACGGTTGCGCTGGTCGCAGATTGCACAATCAAGCCACTACGCTCCAGAGCAAACGCCATCATCAATCTAATGGGAGCTCTTGGCGGAATTCTTTATCTTGGAGTTGCTGCTGTTTTCTATCCAGCGTCCAAGACAAAGGACTTACCACACGTTAATTACATGTTGATTTTTGCAGTGGTGGCAGGCATTATGCTTGTTTCACTCTGTATTGTCATGACAAAAATAGACGAGATCTCTTTGAGTAAGCAGGTTGAAAATTATGAGCTTATTCATCCAGAGGAGAATCTTGCGGTAGAGGATGAATGCGGAAATGAGGTACTTCCAAAGGAAGTAAAGCGTTCCCTTACCTTTCTTTTGATTTCTGTTTCTCTTTGGTTTATCGCATACAACGGCATGGAGACCTGGTTCACAACCTATGCGGTCAGAATGTGGGGAATGGCGCTGGGAGAAGCGTCAGTTTGTATGCTTACAGCTTCAGCTGGTGCAATTGTATTTTTTATTCCATCAGGTATGATCGCTTCAAAGATTGGCAGGAAGACCACAATTCTCCTCGGCGTTGCCTGTATGGCTCTGAGCTTCCTTGGAGGATTTCTTGTTACATTGTTACACCCAAGCTTTTCTCCGGTGCTCTATGCACTTTTCGCAATGCTTGGAATGGGTTGGGCATTTATCAATGTAAATTCTCTTCCAATGGTTCTTGAAATGTGCAGGGAGTCTGACAGTGGAAAGTTCACAGGCTATTACTACACATTTTCAATGGCTGCTCAGATTGTTACACCGATTTTAGCTGGATGGCTTATGTCAAATATCAGCTATCTTATACTGTTTCCTTATGCAGCTTTTTTTGCAATAATAGCATTTATCACGATGACGTTTGTAAAGCATGGCGACACAGGATTCGAGGCGAAAAAGGGCCTTGAAGCTTTTGAAGATATGTGA